From Candidatus Eisenbacteria bacterium, the proteins below share one genomic window:
- the acnA gene encoding aconitate hydratase AcnA produces the protein MNDPFGARSTLKVGGRSYEIHRLDALARAGLPIERLPYSLKILLENLLRTLDGRVVRAEDVEAVARWNPAAEPDREIAFTPSRVLLQDFTGVPAVVDLAAMRDAMATLGGDPKKINPLQPAELVIDHSVQVDEYGSRAALLINAEKEFERNRERYLFLRWGQRAFRDFRVVPPATGIVHQVNLEYLARVVFATPGPKPEAYPDTLIGTDSHTTMINGLGVLGWGVGGIEAEAAMLGQAVSMLVPRVVGFRVDGALPEGATATDLVLTVTEMLRQKGVVGSFVEFYGPGLEGLPVADRATIANMAPEYGATCGMFPIDAETLRYLEFTGRGEEQLRLIEAYAKEQGLFAGPGHPEAQYSDQLHLDLSRVEPSLAGPRRPQDRVPLRDVKSNFQTALPTMKVAPKTPPTPDTDGRWESEGGDGNVVVMAPPVGKVTMAGETFPLNDGSVVIAAITSCTNTSNPSVMVGAGLLAKRAVERGLKTQPWVKTSLAPGSKVVTEYLERAGLTPYLEKLGFFTVGYGCTTCIGNSGPLPEPISAAVEANGLVVASVLSGNRNFEGRIHPEVRANYLASPPLVVAYALTGRIDVDMSREPIGVGSDGTPVSLRDLWPSRREIEDTIRAAVQSDTFRRAYANVYAGNETWQNLPVPEGDRYAWEPSSTYVKRPPYFDGMSLEPAAVEEIHEARVLALLGDSVTTDHISPAGSIKRGSPAGQYLEQHGVKPADYNSYGSRRGNHEVMVRGTFANVRIRNRLVPGVEGGFTAHVPSGEQLTIYDAAMKYESERVPTIVIAGKEYGTGSSRDWAAKGPKLLGVRAVIAEGFERIHRSNLIGMGILPLQFPAGRTADSLGLTGRERYDILGVPDLLRRGLERGAEALVRVRNGAGAAREFRALVRIDTPQEARYYEHGGILPYVLRKLLGATEH, from the coding sequence ATGAACGATCCGTTCGGCGCCCGCTCGACGCTCAAGGTCGGAGGCCGCTCGTATGAGATCCACCGGCTCGACGCGCTCGCGCGCGCCGGGCTCCCGATCGAGCGCCTTCCCTACTCGCTGAAGATCCTCCTCGAGAACCTTCTTCGGACGCTCGACGGCCGCGTCGTTCGGGCCGAGGACGTGGAGGCGGTCGCCCGGTGGAATCCGGCCGCGGAGCCCGATCGGGAGATCGCGTTCACGCCGAGCCGCGTCCTCCTCCAGGACTTCACCGGGGTGCCGGCGGTCGTGGATCTCGCGGCGATGCGGGATGCCATGGCGACGCTCGGGGGCGATCCCAAGAAGATCAATCCGCTTCAACCCGCCGAGCTCGTGATCGACCACTCGGTCCAGGTCGACGAGTACGGGTCGCGCGCCGCGCTCCTGATCAACGCAGAGAAGGAGTTCGAGCGGAACCGCGAGCGGTACCTCTTCCTTCGATGGGGCCAGCGCGCCTTCCGCGATTTCCGGGTGGTCCCGCCCGCGACCGGGATCGTCCACCAGGTGAATCTCGAATACCTGGCCCGCGTGGTCTTCGCGACGCCCGGCCCGAAGCCTGAAGCGTACCCGGACACCCTGATCGGGACCGATTCGCACACCACCATGATCAACGGCCTCGGCGTGCTGGGCTGGGGCGTCGGCGGCATCGAGGCGGAGGCCGCCATGCTCGGCCAGGCGGTGTCGATGCTGGTGCCGCGCGTGGTCGGCTTCAGGGTGGATGGCGCGCTTCCGGAGGGCGCGACGGCTACAGACCTGGTCCTCACGGTCACCGAGATGCTGCGGCAGAAGGGGGTCGTCGGGTCGTTCGTCGAGTTCTACGGCCCGGGGCTCGAGGGGCTGCCGGTCGCCGATCGCGCCACGATCGCCAACATGGCCCCCGAGTACGGCGCGACGTGCGGGATGTTCCCGATCGACGCCGAGACCCTCCGGTATCTGGAATTCACCGGCCGTGGCGAAGAACAGTTGCGGCTCATCGAGGCATACGCGAAGGAGCAGGGTCTCTTCGCCGGCCCCGGGCATCCAGAGGCCCAATACTCCGACCAGCTCCACCTCGACCTGAGCCGCGTCGAGCCGAGCCTCGCGGGCCCACGCCGTCCCCAGGATCGCGTCCCGCTCCGCGACGTGAAGTCGAACTTCCAGACGGCGCTCCCGACGATGAAGGTCGCGCCGAAGACGCCGCCCACCCCCGACACCGACGGGCGCTGGGAGAGCGAGGGTGGGGACGGGAACGTCGTGGTCATGGCCCCGCCCGTGGGCAAGGTCACCATGGCGGGGGAGACGTTTCCCTTGAACGACGGCTCGGTCGTGATCGCGGCGATCACGAGCTGCACGAACACATCGAATCCGTCCGTCATGGTGGGAGCCGGCCTCCTCGCGAAGCGCGCGGTGGAGCGGGGGCTCAAGACCCAGCCGTGGGTCAAGACGAGCCTCGCCCCCGGCTCGAAGGTGGTGACCGAATATCTGGAAAGGGCGGGGCTCACTCCCTATCTCGAGAAGCTCGGCTTCTTCACCGTCGGATACGGATGCACGACCTGCATCGGGAACAGCGGGCCGCTCCCCGAGCCGATCTCGGCGGCGGTCGAGGCGAACGGGCTCGTGGTCGCCTCCGTGTTGAGCGGAAACCGGAACTTCGAAGGGCGCATCCACCCCGAGGTTCGCGCGAACTATCTCGCCTCTCCCCCGCTCGTGGTCGCGTACGCCCTCACCGGACGGATCGACGTCGACATGAGCCGGGAGCCTATCGGCGTCGGGAGCGACGGAACGCCGGTCTCCCTGCGCGATCTCTGGCCGTCGAGGCGGGAGATCGAGGATACGATCCGCGCCGCCGTCCAGTCGGATACGTTCCGCCGGGCCTACGCGAACGTCTATGCGGGCAACGAGACGTGGCAGAACCTTCCCGTTCCCGAGGGCGACCGCTACGCGTGGGAGCCAAGCTCGACCTACGTGAAGCGGCCGCCATACTTCGACGGGATGTCGCTCGAGCCCGCCGCGGTGGAGGAGATTCACGAAGCGCGGGTCCTGGCCCTCCTGGGAGACAGCGTGACGACCGACCACATCTCCCCGGCCGGGTCGATCAAGCGCGGCAGTCCCGCGGGCCAATACCTCGAGCAGCACGGCGTCAAGCCGGCCGACTACAACTCCTACGGCTCGCGGCGGGGAAACCACGAGGTCATGGTTCGCGGCACGTTCGCGAACGTCCGGATTCGAAACCGCCTCGTGCCCGGCGTGGAGGGCGGCTTCACCGCGCATGTGCCGAGCGGCGAGCAGCTGACGATCTATGACGCCGCGATGAAGTACGAGTCCGAGCGCGTGCCGACCATCGTCATCGCGGGCAAGGAATACGGGACCGGCTCCTCCCGCGACTGGGCGGCCAAGGGTCCGAAGCTCCTGGGCGTGCGCGCCGTGATCGCGGAGGGTTTCGAGCGGATCCACCGGAGCAATCTGATCGGAATGGGAATCCTCCCGCTCCAATTCCCTGCCGGCCGGACCGCCGACTCCCTCGGGCTGACCGGCCGCGAGCGCTACGACATCCTCGGAGTTCCGGACCTCCTCCGGCGCGGCCTCGAGCGCGGGGCCGAGGCCCTGGTCCGTGTCCGGAACGGAGCCGGCGCGGCGCGAGAGTTCCGCGCCCTGGTCCGGATCGATACGCCCCAGGAAGCCCGATACTACGAGCACGGCGGAATCCTTCCCTACGTGCTCCGCAAGCTCCTCGGCGCCACCGAACACTGA
- a CDS encoding TVP38/TMEM64 family protein: MIPTPRQESGTEPAGPARGGRRGPSIGLILAAVAILGAITVLGFMLAPYFQRERIEGWVRDAGAWGPFVLLAVQALQILLAPIPGFFVPVLAGLFYGPVIGPLITMAGSVLGSAAAFWIGRSGGRPVAERLVGTEAVQKAQNLFAGKRWIALVPLFLFPFSPADALCFVAGIIGMDAKRFLLAVALGRLPKDALVAAGTALGWSFLRP, encoded by the coding sequence ATGATCCCAACCCCGCGGCAGGAATCCGGAACAGAACCCGCGGGCCCGGCGAGGGGCGGGCGGCGCGGTCCGAGCATCGGTCTGATTTTGGCCGCCGTCGCCATCTTAGGCGCGATCACGGTGCTGGGATTCATGCTCGCGCCGTATTTCCAGCGGGAGCGGATCGAGGGTTGGGTTCGCGACGCCGGCGCGTGGGGCCCGTTCGTGCTGCTCGCCGTCCAGGCCCTGCAGATCCTGCTCGCGCCGATCCCAGGGTTCTTCGTGCCGGTGCTCGCGGGATTGTTCTACGGTCCGGTGATCGGCCCGCTCATCACCATGGCGGGATCGGTCCTCGGCTCGGCGGCCGCCTTCTGGATCGGGCGGAGCGGCGGTCGGCCCGTCGCGGAGCGGCTCGTGGGGACGGAGGCTGTCCAGAAGGCCCAAAACCTCTTCGCCGGGAAGCGCTGGATCGCGCTCGTGCCCTTATTTCTCTTCCCGTTCTCGCCGGCCGACGCGCTCTGCTTCGTCGCGGGGATCATCGGGATGGACGCGAAGCGATTTCTGCTCGCGGTCGCGCTGGGCCGGCTGCCGAAGGACGCGCTCGTGGCCGCCGGGACCGCCCTCGGCTGGAGCTTCCTCCGGCCCTAG